From a region of the Planctomycetota bacterium genome:
- a CDS encoding pyridoxine 5'-phosphate synthase — protein sequence MPHLGVNIDHVATLRQARRGAEPDPVWAAAEAELGGARCITLHLREDRRHIQDRDLRLLRETVQVKLNLEMAVTEEMIGIACDVRPDQATLVPEGREEITTEGGLPVIGDEKRVADAVRRLQEAGIVVSLFVDPEAAHVEAYAATGAEAVEFHTGEYANAPAGAERDRQLAHVSESARLAQEAGLVVHAGHGLNYVNVAPIADIPGMTELNIGHSIISRAVFVGMRKAVREMVRLIEKP from the coding sequence ATGCCGCACTTGGGCGTTAACATCGACCACGTGGCGACGCTCCGCCAGGCGCGGCGAGGCGCCGAGCCCGACCCCGTCTGGGCCGCGGCCGAGGCCGAACTCGGCGGCGCCCGGTGCATCACCCTGCACCTGAGGGAAGACCGCCGACACATCCAGGACCGCGACCTCAGGCTCCTCCGGGAAACCGTCCAGGTCAAACTGAACCTCGAAATGGCCGTCACGGAGGAGATGATCGGCATCGCGTGCGACGTCCGGCCCGACCAGGCGACGCTCGTCCCCGAGGGGCGCGAGGAGATTACGACGGAAGGCGGCCTTCCGGTCATCGGCGACGAGAAGCGCGTCGCCGACGCCGTCCGCCGACTCCAGGAAGCCGGCATCGTGGTGAGCCTGTTCGTGGACCCTGAGGCGGCTCACGTCGAGGCGTATGCGGCGACGGGGGCCGAGGCCGTCGAGTTCCACACAGGCGAGTACGCGAACGCCCCGGCGGGCGCCGAGCGTGACCGGCAGTTGGCGCACGTCTCGGAGTCGGCGCGCCTCGCCCAGGAAGCGGGCCTTGTCGTCCACGCCGGCCACGGCCTGAATTACGTCAACGTCGCACCCATTGCCGACATTCCCGGCATGACGGAACTGAACATCGGCCACAGCATCATCAGCCGCGCGGTCTTCGTGGGCATGCGCAAGGCGGTCCGCGAGATGGTGCGGCTGATCGAGAAGCCGTAG